The following proteins come from a genomic window of Kitasatospora sp. NBC_01246:
- a CDS encoding right-handed parallel beta-helix repeat-containing protein — MSRHVLTVCAEPSGGGYRTIGAALEAARSGAVISVRPGRYEENLVITKMVTITAEEARGSVRISPRRGAVVQVVAEAVQLTGLVLQGQDEELPTVDVPRGQAALQDCEVAGNSWTAVLARQQGSLAMRGCRVVNPAGAGIVETSTGTSVIEDCVIEHLGSSAVVIGERANPVVRGCVMRDARGNGVCVNGEGRGSIEDCEISATDKPGIALEENSSTRVLRTTVLDTSIGVYVSSAAQVVLEDCTVSSTRGHGVVLAGGTDPLLRRCRTVRTKGHGIHVTGRSRGRFEECEVAASELAGILVDESSSPALTRTAVADSAGAGVELTGESAAEFDRLEVRGAAGAGVSVRDGANPLLRRLDIAEVRGHGVEVFREGRGRLESCVLSATGRAALRVADGGNTQVGGSTVRGGAPAAGPGRAAAVAGVEVGPGGVASLRDCDIAEWTGDGVLVEDGGELTMVRARVHGNRGHGVLMAAGSRAALNGCELTDNAGDGLRVDSEEPVRVTGCTVAGNRGSGLRQTRAGSRLAVQDLTSRDNGRADSHGSASAGAEDGPAAVRPAGAQDGTGVGAGDRDDATDPARHSAAAPPPPEPEGPQAALQALVGLEGVKDQVATLVNLNKLARRREQAGMPALPMGRHLVFAGPPGTGKTTVARLYGAILAELGVLPSGHLVEVARADLVASIIGGTAIKTTEVFQSALGGVLFVDEAYTLSAGSGGTGPDFGREAIDTLVKLMEDHRDDVVVIVAGYSDEMRDFLASNPGLASRFSRTVDFRNYSPEELVTIVERSATAHGYELDAVTVDALGTHFTRMPKGADFGNGRAARKVFEEMVDRQASRLAELAEVTDADLPLLLPEDLGAEAAAAARAEAGAAGADGGKGTELLEQLRSMVGLAAAKEQVENLVNLITQVRRREEAGLPTAKISHHLVFAGPPGTGKTTVARLYGELLAELGVLPGGQLIETARADLVGRYIGHTAQLTRDAFERARGGVLFIDEAYTLTPRNGAGGDFGQEAVDTLMKLMEDHRDEVVVIVAGYQEEMEGFLASNPGLASRFSQQIAFDHYSADELVTIVRLQAEQAGYVCAPETLAALAQLCETVPRDRNFGNGRFARQTLEAMVTRQAGRLARLDIGDVSELSLLLPQDIPVPARGRAG, encoded by the coding sequence ATGAGCCGCCATGTGCTGACGGTCTGCGCGGAGCCGAGCGGCGGCGGTTACCGCACGATCGGCGCCGCCCTGGAGGCGGCCCGCAGCGGAGCGGTCATCAGCGTCCGCCCGGGCCGTTACGAGGAGAACCTGGTGATCACCAAGATGGTGACCATCACCGCCGAGGAGGCCCGCGGCAGCGTGCGCATCTCACCCCGGCGCGGCGCGGTGGTGCAGGTGGTCGCCGAGGCCGTCCAGCTCACCGGCCTGGTCCTCCAGGGCCAGGACGAGGAACTGCCCACCGTCGACGTCCCGCGCGGCCAGGCCGCCCTCCAGGACTGCGAGGTGGCGGGCAACTCCTGGACGGCCGTGCTGGCCCGCCAGCAGGGCTCGCTGGCGATGCGCGGCTGCCGCGTCGTCAACCCCGCCGGGGCCGGCATCGTCGAGACCTCGACCGGCACCAGCGTCATCGAGGACTGCGTGATCGAACACCTCGGCAGCTCCGCCGTGGTGATCGGCGAACGCGCCAACCCCGTCGTCCGCGGCTGCGTCATGCGCGACGCCCGCGGCAACGGCGTGTGCGTCAACGGCGAGGGCCGCGGCTCGATCGAGGACTGCGAGATCTCCGCCACCGACAAGCCCGGCATAGCCCTGGAGGAGAACAGCTCCACCCGGGTGCTGCGCACCACCGTCCTGGACACCTCGATCGGCGTCTACGTCAGCTCCGCCGCCCAGGTGGTGCTGGAGGACTGCACCGTCAGCTCAACCCGCGGCCACGGCGTGGTGCTGGCCGGCGGCACCGACCCGCTGCTGCGGCGCTGCCGCACGGTGCGCACCAAGGGCCACGGCATCCACGTCACCGGCCGCTCCCGCGGCCGCTTCGAGGAGTGCGAGGTGGCCGCCTCGGAGCTGGCCGGGATCCTGGTGGACGAGTCCTCCAGCCCCGCCCTGACCCGCACCGCGGTCGCCGACAGCGCCGGGGCGGGAGTGGAGCTGACCGGCGAGAGCGCCGCCGAGTTCGACCGGCTGGAGGTGCGCGGCGCGGCCGGGGCCGGGGTGAGCGTGCGCGACGGCGCCAACCCGCTGCTGCGCCGCCTGGACATCGCGGAGGTGCGCGGCCACGGCGTCGAGGTGTTCCGGGAAGGACGCGGACGCCTGGAGTCGTGCGTGCTGTCCGCCACCGGGCGGGCCGCACTGCGGGTCGCCGACGGCGGCAACACCCAGGTCGGCGGCTCCACGGTGCGCGGCGGCGCCCCGGCCGCCGGCCCCGGCCGGGCCGCCGCGGTGGCCGGGGTCGAGGTCGGCCCCGGCGGCGTCGCCTCCCTGCGCGACTGCGACATCGCCGAATGGACCGGCGACGGCGTGCTGGTCGAGGACGGCGGCGAACTCACCATGGTCCGCGCCCGGGTGCACGGCAACCGCGGCCACGGCGTGCTGATGGCGGCGGGCAGCCGGGCCGCGCTGAACGGCTGCGAACTGACCGACAACGCCGGCGACGGCCTGCGGGTGGACTCCGAGGAACCGGTCCGGGTCACCGGGTGCACCGTCGCCGGCAACCGCGGCTCGGGGCTGCGCCAGACCAGGGCCGGCAGCCGGCTGGCGGTACAGGACCTCACCAGCCGGGACAACGGCCGCGCCGACAGCCACGGCAGCGCGAGCGCCGGCGCCGAGGACGGCCCCGCGGCGGTCCGACCGGCCGGCGCGCAGGACGGCACCGGCGTCGGCGCCGGGGACCGCGACGACGCCACCGACCCGGCGCGGCACTCGGCCGCCGCCCCGCCGCCGCCCGAGCCGGAGGGACCGCAGGCCGCGCTGCAGGCGCTGGTCGGTCTGGAGGGCGTCAAGGACCAGGTGGCCACCCTGGTCAACCTCAACAAGCTGGCCCGGCGCCGGGAACAGGCCGGCATGCCGGCTCTGCCGATGGGCCGCCACCTGGTCTTCGCCGGGCCGCCCGGTACCGGCAAGACCACCGTCGCCCGTCTCTACGGCGCCATCCTCGCCGAGCTCGGCGTGCTGCCGAGCGGCCACCTGGTGGAGGTGGCCCGCGCCGACCTGGTCGCCTCGATCATCGGCGGTACGGCGATCAAGACCACCGAGGTGTTCCAGTCCGCGCTCGGCGGCGTGCTGTTCGTCGACGAGGCGTACACGCTGTCCGCCGGCTCCGGCGGCACCGGACCGGACTTCGGCCGGGAGGCGATCGACACGCTGGTCAAGCTGATGGAGGACCACCGCGACGACGTGGTGGTGATCGTCGCCGGGTACTCGGACGAGATGCGCGACTTCCTCGCCTCGAACCCGGGCCTGGCTTCCCGTTTCAGCCGCACCGTGGACTTCCGCAACTACTCGCCCGAGGAACTGGTCACCATCGTCGAGCGGTCCGCCACCGCGCACGGCTACGAACTCGACGCCGTCACCGTGGACGCGCTCGGGACGCACTTCACGCGGATGCCCAAGGGCGCCGACTTCGGCAACGGCCGCGCCGCCCGCAAGGTGTTCGAGGAGATGGTGGACCGCCAGGCGTCCCGGCTGGCCGAGCTCGCCGAAGTCACCGACGCGGACCTGCCGCTGCTGCTGCCCGAGGACCTCGGCGCGGAGGCCGCCGCCGCGGCCCGGGCGGAGGCCGGCGCGGCGGGCGCCGATGGCGGCAAGGGCACCGAACTGCTGGAACAGCTGCGCTCGATGGTCGGCCTGGCCGCCGCCAAGGAGCAGGTCGAGAACCTGGTCAACCTCATCACCCAGGTGCGCCGCCGGGAGGAGGCCGGCCTGCCCACCGCGAAGATCAGCCACCACCTGGTCTTCGCCGGGCCGCCCGGTACCGGCAAGACCACCGTCGCCCGCCTGTACGGCGAGCTCCTCGCCGAACTCGGCGTGCTGCCCGGCGGTCAGCTGATCGAGACCGCCCGCGCCGACCTCGTCGGCCGCTACATCGGCCACACCGCCCAGCTCACCCGCGACGCCTTCGAACGCGCGCGCGGCGGCGTGCTGTTCATCGACGAGGCCTATACCCTGACGCCCCGCAACGGGGCCGGCGGGGACTTCGGCCAGGAGGCGGTGGACACCCTGATGAAGCTGATGGAGGACCACCGCGACGAGGTCGTGGTGATCGTGGCCGGCTACCAGGAGGAGATGGAGGGCTTCCTCGCCTCCAACCCCGGCCTGGCCTCCCGCTTCTCCCAGCAGATCGCCTTCGACCACTACAGCGCGGACGAACTCGTCACCATCGTCCGGCTGCAGGCCGAGCAGGCCGGCTACGTCTGCGCGCCCGAGACCCTCGCCGCCCTGGCGCAGCTGTGCGAAACCGTCCCGCGCGACCGCAACTTCGGCAACGGCCGCTTCGCCCGGCAGACGCTGGAGGCGATGGTGACCCGGCAGGCCGGGCGCCTGGCCCGGCTCGACATCGGCGACGTCTCGGAGCTGAGCCTGCTGCTGCCGCAGGACATCCCCGTGCCGGCGCGGGGGAGGGCTGGATGA
- a CDS encoding S8 family serine peptidase — MTGARSRARRAARIRPAAGVRRTGAGPAVCAVLCLGILLAQAGPAGAAPGAPVSGAPVPGTPAAAGTARPGQPSSGGAEPGSLPVIGQSRSAGRADGCVKPSDKDTDRMPWAQAFLRPETAWQLGRGAGVTVAVVGSGVDPASGVLGGRLVPGPREYGEGASTRDCVGHGTFLAGLIAAGRRDGVGFAGIAPEARVLAVAVTDDAGNTTAALLAKGIRDAADGGARVIALALPVAAGDEDLAGAVRYAGGKGALVVAPAGPDQGSGSGSGSAPAPAEVLTVSDLAPNGAPNGGGTDSGGSGGVGSGTSGTSGGSGAPGGGAGRIDLVAPGGAMMSVGPGGKGYFTGSGPSFAAAVVAGTAALVLGYRPDLGPAGLKDRLTSTAYHPGTALPDPRVGYGTVDPAAAVGAPAPAAVPPSPRPAPTVAALRPPSPDTAGHQAVVTAGAVLAGVALVTGTALVCAAGRRRAWRPGRWQA, encoded by the coding sequence ATGACCGGCGCTCGCTCCCGTGCGCGCCGCGCCGCGCGGATCCGACCGGCTGCGGGGGTGCGGCGGACGGGGGCCGGTCCGGCGGTGTGCGCCGTGCTGTGCCTCGGCATCCTGCTGGCGCAGGCCGGCCCGGCCGGCGCCGCACCCGGTGCCCCGGTCTCCGGTGCCCCGGTCCCCGGCACTCCCGCCGCGGCGGGTACGGCCCGTCCGGGACAGCCTTCCTCCGGCGGCGCCGAGCCGGGGTCGCTGCCCGTGATCGGGCAGAGCCGGAGCGCGGGCCGCGCGGACGGCTGCGTGAAGCCCTCCGACAAGGACACCGACCGGATGCCGTGGGCGCAGGCCTTCCTGCGTCCCGAGACCGCCTGGCAGCTCGGCCGCGGCGCCGGGGTGACCGTCGCCGTCGTCGGCTCCGGAGTGGACCCGGCCTCCGGCGTCCTGGGCGGGCGCCTGGTGCCGGGGCCGCGCGAGTACGGCGAGGGCGCCTCCACCCGCGACTGCGTCGGCCACGGCACGTTCCTCGCCGGACTGATCGCGGCCGGCCGGCGCGACGGCGTCGGCTTCGCGGGCATCGCCCCCGAGGCGCGCGTCCTGGCCGTGGCCGTGACCGATGACGCCGGGAACACCACCGCCGCCCTGCTGGCCAAGGGCATCCGCGACGCGGCCGACGGCGGCGCCCGGGTGATCGCGCTGGCCCTGCCCGTCGCGGCGGGTGACGAGGACCTCGCCGGCGCGGTCCGCTACGCAGGCGGCAAGGGGGCTCTGGTGGTCGCCCCGGCCGGGCCCGACCAGGGGAGCGGGTCCGGGTCCGGGTCCGCCCCGGCCCCCGCGGAGGTCCTGACGGTGTCCGACCTGGCCCCGAACGGTGCCCCGAACGGCGGCGGTACGGACTCCGGCGGGTCGGGCGGGGTCGGCTCGGGCACCTCCGGCACTTCCGGCGGCTCCGGTGCCCCGGGCGGCGGGGCCGGGCGGATCGACCTGGTGGCCCCGGGGGGCGCCATGATGAGCGTCGGGCCCGGCGGCAAGGGCTACTTCACCGGCTCGGGGCCCAGCTTCGCCGCCGCCGTGGTGGCCGGCACCGCGGCCCTGGTCCTCGGCTACCGGCCCGACCTCGGGCCGGCCGGGCTGAAGGACCGTCTGACGTCCACCGCCTACCACCCGGGCACCGCCCTGCCGGACCCCCGCGTGGGCTACGGCACGGTCGACCCGGCGGCCGCCGTCGGCGCCCCGGCGCCGGCCGCCGTCCCGCCGTCGCCCCGCCCGGCCCCGACCGTCGCCGCACTCCGGCCGCCGTCGCCGGACACCGCCGGGCACCAGGCGGTGGTGACGGCGGGCGCCGTCCTCGCCGGCGTCGCCCTGGTCACCGGCACCGCACTGGTCTGCGCGGCCGGCCGCCGCCGCGCCTGGCGCCCCGGGCGCTGGCAGGCCTGA
- a CDS encoding MinD/ParA family ATP-binding protein, which produces MTGDHTVIERVRRLEREADWDLAPVYGPVSPPQEPERHRPLDATGTVPVLPEAAPLAAPPQPAAQPAQAVPGVGAPVARRGLRGIGLGAGLGLGRVDRERLEAVVRTPLHRSYRIAVVGLKGGVGKTSVTLALGSVLAETRSDKVIAVDANPDTGTLSARVHRETTATVQDLLVAAPSITGYMDIRRFTSLTPSGLEVLGNDPDPAVATAFGGEDYQRLVDLLARQYPIVLSDCGTGLLHGATRAVLDLADQLVVAATASLDGASGADATLEWLHANGYGPLARRSVTVVSGVRGTGRVVKAENLVAHFESLCRAAVVLPFDEHLALGGTFEPAKLRHRTRRAHLELAAAVAEGMSHPGAAVPAG; this is translated from the coding sequence GTGACGGGCGACCACACGGTCATCGAACGGGTGCGGCGGCTGGAACGGGAGGCGGACTGGGACCTCGCCCCGGTGTACGGGCCCGTCTCGCCGCCACAGGAGCCCGAGCGGCACCGGCCGTTGGACGCCACGGGCACGGTGCCCGTGCTCCCGGAGGCCGCTCCCCTCGCCGCCCCGCCCCAGCCGGCGGCACAGCCGGCCCAAGCCGTGCCGGGGGTCGGCGCGCCCGTCGCCCGGCGGGGCCTGCGCGGGATCGGCCTCGGCGCCGGGCTCGGCCTGGGCCGGGTCGATCGGGAACGGCTGGAGGCCGTCGTCCGCACCCCGCTGCACCGCTCCTACCGGATCGCGGTCGTCGGCCTCAAGGGCGGTGTGGGCAAGACCTCCGTGACGCTGGCGCTCGGCTCCGTGCTCGCCGAGACGCGGTCCGACAAGGTGATCGCCGTCGACGCCAATCCGGATACCGGCACCCTGAGCGCGCGGGTTCACCGGGAGACCACGGCCACCGTCCAGGACCTGCTGGTAGCCGCTCCCTCGATCACCGGCTACATGGACATCCGCCGCTTCACCTCGCTGACCCCCAGCGGTCTGGAGGTGCTGGGCAACGACCCGGACCCGGCGGTCGCCACCGCCTTCGGCGGCGAGGACTACCAGCGGCTGGTCGACCTGCTCGCCCGCCAGTACCCGATCGTCCTCAGTGACTGCGGCACCGGCCTGCTGCACGGCGCCACACGCGCCGTGCTCGACCTCGCCGACCAGTTGGTCGTCGCCGCCACCGCCAGCCTCGACGGCGCGAGCGGCGCCGACGCCACCCTGGAGTGGCTGCACGCGAACGGTTACGGGCCGCTGGCACGGCGCAGCGTGACCGTGGTCTCCGGCGTCCGCGGCACGGGCCGGGTGGTGAAGGCGGAGAACCTGGTGGCGCATTTCGAGAGCCTCTGCCGAGCCGCCGTCGTCCTGCCCTTCGACGAGCACCTGGCCCTCGGCGGGACGTTCGAGCCCGCGAAGCTCCGCCACCGGACCCGCCGCGCCCACCTCGAACTCGCCGCCGCGGTCGCCGAGGGGATGAGCCACCCAGGCGCCGCCGTTCCCGCCGGCTAG
- a CDS encoding thioredoxin domain-containing protein, which yields MNRLAGATSPYLLQHADNPVDWWPWGPEAFAEAERRGVPVLLSVGYAACHWCHVMAHESFEDEALAAYANERFVAVKVDREERPDVDAVYMEAVQAATGQGGWPMTVFLTPDKDPFYFGTYFPPEPRHGMPSFRQVLEGVDAAWRDRREEVGEVAARIRADLAERASVYGVGSGVHRPPGEAELHEALVALGREFDARRGGFGGAPKFPPAMVIEFLLRHHARTGSAAALEMAVRTAAAMARGGIHDQLGGGFARYAVDAGWVVPHFEKMLYDNALLLRAYLHLWRATGSPLARRVALSTADFLLRELRTPEGAFASALDADSLDGSGASVEGAYYAWTPGQLAEVLGEADAALAAELYEVTATGTFEHGSSVLQLPADPPDAEAAERIRARLFAARAERPAPARDDKVVAAWNGLAVAALAETGALLERPDLVEAAERAADLLLAVHLTPDGRLLRTSRDGRAGAHAGVLEDYADTAEGFLALYAVTGEAEWLELAGGLLDTVLKHFADEASGALYDTADDAEELIRRPQDPTDNATPSGWTAAAGALLTYAAYTGSARHRTAAERALGIVGALAGRAPRFIGWGLAVAEALVDGPREVAVVGSAGDPATAALHRAALLGTAPGAVVAVGAPDADEVPLLADRPLVGGAPAAYICRHFACDAPTTDPAVLAERLGVLVELDDPAS from the coding sequence GTGAATCGTCTCGCCGGTGCGACCTCGCCCTATCTGCTGCAGCACGCCGACAACCCGGTCGACTGGTGGCCCTGGGGCCCCGAGGCGTTCGCGGAGGCGGAGCGGCGCGGCGTGCCGGTGCTGCTGTCGGTCGGGTACGCGGCCTGCCACTGGTGCCACGTGATGGCCCACGAATCCTTCGAGGACGAGGCGCTGGCCGCGTACGCCAACGAGCGGTTCGTCGCGGTGAAGGTCGACCGCGAGGAGCGGCCGGACGTCGACGCGGTCTACATGGAGGCGGTGCAGGCGGCCACCGGGCAGGGCGGCTGGCCGATGACGGTCTTCCTCACGCCCGACAAGGACCCGTTCTACTTCGGGACGTACTTCCCGCCGGAGCCCCGGCACGGGATGCCGTCCTTCCGGCAGGTCCTGGAGGGCGTCGACGCGGCCTGGCGGGACCGGCGCGAGGAGGTCGGCGAGGTCGCCGCCCGGATCCGGGCCGACCTGGCCGAGCGGGCCTCGGTGTACGGGGTCGGCAGCGGGGTCCACCGGCCGCCGGGGGAGGCCGAGCTGCACGAGGCGCTGGTCGCGCTCGGCCGGGAGTTCGACGCCCGGCGCGGCGGCTTCGGCGGGGCGCCCAAGTTCCCGCCGGCCATGGTGATCGAGTTCCTGCTGCGCCACCACGCCCGGACCGGCTCGGCGGCCGCGCTGGAGATGGCCGTCCGGACCGCCGCGGCGATGGCCCGCGGCGGCATCCACGACCAGCTCGGTGGCGGCTTCGCCCGGTACGCGGTGGACGCCGGCTGGGTCGTCCCGCACTTCGAGAAGATGCTCTACGACAACGCGCTGCTGCTCCGCGCGTACCTGCACCTGTGGCGGGCCACCGGCTCCCCGCTCGCCCGCCGGGTGGCGCTCTCCACGGCCGACTTCCTGCTGCGTGAACTGCGCACCCCCGAAGGGGCGTTCGCCTCGGCGCTGGACGCCGACAGCCTGGACGGGAGCGGCGCCTCGGTCGAGGGGGCGTACTACGCCTGGACGCCGGGGCAGCTCGCCGAGGTGCTGGGGGAGGCGGACGCGGCCCTCGCGGCGGAGCTCTACGAGGTGACCGCGACGGGGACGTTCGAGCACGGCTCCTCGGTGCTGCAGCTGCCGGCCGACCCGCCGGACGCCGAGGCGGCCGAGCGGATCCGGGCGAGGCTCTTCGCGGCGCGGGCCGAGCGGCCGGCGCCCGCCCGGGACGACAAGGTGGTCGCCGCCTGGAACGGGCTGGCCGTCGCCGCGCTCGCCGAGACCGGCGCGCTGCTGGAGCGGCCCGACCTGGTCGAGGCCGCCGAACGCGCCGCCGACCTGCTGCTGGCGGTCCACCTCACGCCGGACGGCCGGCTGCTGCGCACCTCCCGGGACGGCCGGGCCGGTGCCCACGCGGGCGTCCTGGAGGACTACGCGGACACCGCCGAGGGCTTCCTCGCGCTGTACGCCGTCACCGGCGAGGCCGAGTGGCTGGAGCTGGCCGGCGGGCTGCTGGACACCGTGCTCAAGCACTTCGCCGACGAGGCGTCCGGCGCGCTGTACGACACCGCCGACGACGCCGAGGAGCTGATCCGGCGGCCCCAGGACCCGACGGACAACGCCACCCCGTCCGGCTGGACGGCCGCGGCCGGCGCGCTGCTGACCTACGCCGCCTACACCGGGTCGGCGCGCCACCGCACGGCCGCCGAGCGGGCGCTCGGCATCGTCGGGGCACTGGCCGGCCGGGCGCCCCGGTTCATCGGCTGGGGCCTGGCGGTGGCCGAGGCGCTGGTGGACGGCCCGCGCGAGGTGGCCGTGGTCGGATCGGCCGGGGATCCGGCGACGGCCGCGCTGCACCGGGCGGCGCTGCTGGGCACCGCGCCCGGCGCGGTGGTCGCGGTCGGCGCGCCGGACGCCGACGAGGTGCCGCTGCTGGCGGACCGGCCGCTGGTGGGCGGCGCACCCGCCGCCTACATCTGCCGGCACTTCGCCTGCGACGCACCGACCACCGACCCGGCGGTGCTGGCCGAACGACTGGGCGTCCTGGTGGAGTTGGACGACCCGGCGAGCTGA
- a CDS encoding GNAT family N-acetyltransferase, with amino-acid sequence MTWTLATSLDDFLARAGGFLRARPAENTVLLTVSDRLVGRGPHAFGPQPPVFGWWSREPRGPVEGAFLRTPPFEPRLGVMPDRAAAELAVELAAAGPDFTEVTAVSGGESAVHAFAAAWQAATGATACARSRQRLYRLDGLTGPPRPPAGRPRVCAPADRELLVDWYGAFGAEVAIELPNARDTVDDRIAAGLLHVWEDGGAPVAMAGNSPVIAGMSRIGPVYTPPERRGRGYASGVTAAASAHALAQGAAEVLLFTDLADPTSNSIYRQLGYRPVEDCLTVGFRG; translated from the coding sequence ATGACCTGGACCCTGGCCACGTCCCTGGACGACTTCCTCGCGCGGGCGGGCGGCTTCCTCCGCGCCCGCCCGGCCGAGAACACCGTCCTGCTCACCGTGAGCGACCGGCTGGTCGGGCGCGGGCCGCACGCCTTCGGCCCGCAGCCGCCGGTCTTCGGGTGGTGGAGCCGTGAGCCGCGCGGCCCGGTCGAGGGCGCGTTCCTGCGGACCCCGCCGTTCGAGCCGCGCCTCGGCGTGATGCCGGACCGGGCGGCGGCCGAACTCGCCGTAGAACTGGCTGCGGCGGGGCCGGACTTCACCGAGGTCACGGCAGTCTCCGGTGGCGAGTCGGCGGTCCACGCGTTCGCCGCCGCCTGGCAGGCCGCGACCGGCGCCACCGCGTGCGCGCGCTCCCGTCAGCGGCTCTACCGGCTCGACGGGCTGACCGGCCCGCCGCGCCCGCCGGCCGGCCGCCCCCGGGTCTGCGCTCCGGCCGACCGCGAGCTGCTGGTGGACTGGTACGGGGCCTTCGGGGCCGAGGTCGCCATCGAACTCCCGAACGCCCGGGACACGGTGGACGACCGGATCGCCGCCGGGCTGCTCCACGTCTGGGAGGACGGCGGCGCCCCGGTCGCGATGGCCGGGAACAGCCCGGTGATCGCCGGCATGTCGCGGATCGGCCCGGTCTACACCCCGCCCGAGCGGCGCGGCCGCGGCTACGCGAGCGGCGTCACCGCGGCGGCCTCGGCGCACGCGCTCGCGCAGGGGGCGGCCGAGGTGCTGCTGTTCACCGATCTGGCCGACCCGACCAGCAACTCGATCTACCGGCAGCTCGGCTACCGCCCGGTGGAGGACTGCCTGACGGTCGGCTTCCGGGGTTGA
- a CDS encoding papain-like cysteine protease family protein, which translates to MPVPRIRPRRAVAALALGVLGPALSVAATSPASAAPAPTGASAQVRPAAAPGSTADLAGTFKKLNITMQQQQQTNWCWAASGNTIATWFGYDYSQNQFCNAAFGRSSNSSCPNSQATLGDVQNGLSRIGINPGSYVTGYLRYSTVQTEVNANRPIETRIQWSSGGGHMHVVYGYDTGSNWVYWGDPWPSNTRYNWADFTYYVSNGTFSWTHSLYRIGA; encoded by the coding sequence ATGCCAGTTCCACGGATACGTCCGCGCCGCGCCGTCGCGGCGCTCGCGCTGGGCGTGCTCGGCCCGGCGCTCAGCGTCGCGGCGACCAGCCCCGCCTCGGCCGCGCCGGCCCCCACCGGTGCGTCCGCCCAGGTTCGTCCGGCCGCGGCGCCGGGCAGTACGGCCGATCTGGCCGGCACGTTCAAGAAGCTCAACATCACCATGCAGCAGCAACAGCAGACCAACTGGTGCTGGGCGGCGAGCGGCAACACCATCGCCACCTGGTTCGGGTACGACTACAGCCAGAACCAGTTCTGCAACGCCGCGTTCGGCCGCTCGTCCAACTCCAGCTGCCCCAACAGCCAGGCCACGCTGGGCGACGTGCAGAACGGTCTCAGCCGAATCGGCATCAACCCCGGCTCGTACGTCACCGGGTACCTGCGCTACAGCACGGTGCAGACCGAGGTGAACGCCAACCGGCCGATCGAGACCCGGATCCAGTGGAGCTCCGGCGGTGGCCACATGCACGTCGTCTACGGCTACGACACCGGCAGCAACTGGGTGTACTGGGGCGACCCGTGGCCCTCCAACACCCGCTACAACTGGGCGGACTTCACCTACTACGTGTCCAACGGCACGTTCTCCTGGACCCATTCCCTGTACCGGATCGGCGCGTGA
- a CDS encoding TetR family transcriptional regulator — protein sequence MSATRPTTAPPADPAHSVRAMLEAPLSLRERKKLRTRRTIRREAYRLMAAQGYENTTVEQIAAAAEVSQSTFFRYFATKEDLVLTDEYDPAIVSALLARPADEPFLRSCREAIVGLIRELIQDERDELLTRLRLIHDVPALRARMRENANDPQRLYLAVLTRRRGVEEPTFEMRVTAAALGAATGETVLRWAESNGELDIADLVDHTFAVLERGFTDL from the coding sequence ATGAGCGCAACGCGGCCGACCACGGCGCCCCCGGCAGACCCGGCCCACTCGGTCCGGGCGATGCTGGAGGCGCCGCTGTCGCTGCGCGAACGGAAGAAGCTGAGGACCCGCCGGACGATCCGCCGCGAGGCGTACCGGCTGATGGCCGCGCAGGGCTACGAGAACACCACCGTGGAGCAGATCGCGGCCGCGGCCGAGGTCTCGCAGTCCACCTTCTTCCGGTACTTCGCCACCAAGGAGGACCTCGTCCTCACCGACGAGTACGACCCGGCGATCGTCAGCGCGCTGCTCGCCCGCCCCGCTGACGAACCGTTTCTCCGCTCCTGCCGCGAAGCCATCGTCGGCCTGATCCGCGAACTGATCCAGGACGAACGCGACGAGCTGCTCACCCGCCTGCGGCTGATCCACGACGTCCCCGCGCTGCGCGCCAGGATGCGCGAGAACGCCAACGACCCGCAGCGCCTCTACCTCGCCGTCCTGACCCGGCGCCGGGGCGTCGAGGAGCCGACCTTCGAGATGCGGGTCACCGCGGCCGCCCTGGGGGCGGCGACCGGCGAGACCGTCCTGCGGTGGGCCGAGAGCAACGGCGAGCTGGACATCGCCGACCTGGTCGACCACACCTTCGCCGTGCTGGAGCGCGGCTTCACCGACCTCTAG